From Tachyglossus aculeatus isolate mTacAcu1 unplaced genomic scaffold, mTacAcu1.pri scaffold_256_arrow_ctg1, whole genome shotgun sequence, a single genomic window includes:
- the LOC119923774 gene encoding golgin subfamily A member 6-like protein 1, with translation MADRDWEVRSQERFCMCRRGRWFEHLAYTIRAREYQHILRIEEEREEDLEEEEEKVVEEEKKTMSEENVGQEKERKWKKEKVEEEVEDNEKEKNTKLGKNMEVEEGQKEREKKKDLEKEKMDWEEDSPPQVAIFCGLGTLFPRPRRIYPEAGDGAKEKGKRGALGWLGRARSTTTILSEKVAGGRVYMKIQGTKKKKTRVIWARQVERALRLPSEL, from the exons ATGGCGGATCGGGACTGGGAGGTTCGCAGTCAGGAGAGATTCTGCATGTGCCGGCGGGGAAGGTG GTTTGAACACCTGGCCTACACCATCAGGGCCCGGGAATACCAGCACATTCTCCGTatcgaggaggagagggaggaggacctcgaggaggaggaggagaaggtggtggaggaggagaagaagacgaTGTCGGAGGAAAACGTGgggcaggaaaaggagaggaaatggaaaaaggagaaggtggaggaagaggtggaggataaCGAGAAGGAAAAGAACACGAAATTGGGAAAGaatatggaggtggaggagggccagaaggAGCGGGAAAAGAAGAAGGACTTGGAAAAAGAGAAGATGGATtgggaagaggat AGCCCACCGCAGGTGGCGATATTCTGCGGGCTGGGGACGCTGTTCCCACGGCCGCGAAGAATTTACCCCGAGGCGGGAGATGGGgccaaagagaaggggaagagaggggcgtTGGGCTGGTTGGGCCGTGCCCGCAG TACCACCACCATTTTATCGGAGAAGGTGGCCGGTGGCCGTGTGTATATGAAAATCCAGgggacgaagaagaagaagacaaggGTGATATGGGCACgacaggtggagagagctttgcgCCTCCCTTCAGAGCTGTGA